The DNA segment TTCAGGCACTTGAAGCGATTAAATTGCTTTCTGGTTTACCTTGCTCTCTAAGTGGAAAACTCCGCCTTTTCGATGGTAGAAAACAAAATTGGAGTACTTTGCATTTAACACCATCAAAAACATGTCCTGTTTGTCGAGGGGTAGCATGAACATTACCGTAAATGACGAACAATATTCTCTGGATATGCCTGTCACTCTCTGTCAGCTCCTTATTCAGTTAGAGCAACCATCCATTGGTGTAGCACTTGCTATCAATGAAACCATTGTTCCCCGTGAAAATTGGGAAACACATTTTATTAATGATGGCGATACTATTCTTCTCTTCCAAGCAATTGCAGGGGGCTGATATGTTAAAAATTGCTGATACAACATTCACATCTAGACTTTTTACAGGTACAGGAAAATTTGCAACACCAACGCTAATGACAGAAGCTATTAAAGCTTCGGGTAGCCAATTAGTAACGATGGCAATGAAGCGGGTGGATTTGAAGAATGCTAATGATGATTTAATCGCACCACTTAAATCATTAGGGGTTAAATTATTACCTAATACATCGGGCGCAAAAACAGCACAAGAAGCGGTTTTTGCAGCTCGTTTAGCTAAAGAAGCCTTTGGTACCCATTGGGTAAAATTAGAAATTCATCCTGACACCAAATATTTATTACCCGATCCTATTGAAACACTTAAAGCTGCTGAAACCCTCGTTAAAGAAGGGTTTGTTGTTTTGCCTTATTGCAGTGCTGATCCTGTTTTATGTCGTCGTTTAGAAGAAGTTGGCTGTGCCGCTGTAATGCCTTTAGGTTCTCCTATTGGCTCCAATCAAGGCTTACAGACTCGTGATTTTCTAAGAATTATCATTGAACAAGCCTCAATTCCTGTTGTTGTTGATGCGGGTATTGGCGCACCAAGTCATGCACTCGAAGCTTTAGAGTTAGGTGCTGATGCAGTATTAGTTAATACCGCAATTGCGGTTGCCAAAAATCCTGTTCTAATGGCACAAGCCTTTAAAGCAGCCCTTGATGCTGGTGAACTTGCTCGACAATCAGGGCTTGCTACACCCACTTCAGTTGTGAATATGCAAGCACAAGCCTCTAGCCCATTAACTCAATATTTAGAGGCATTCTAATGGACACTTTTTCTGATTATTGGCAACAACTCGACTGGGATGACATTACATTAAAACTCAATAGTAAAACTAATGCAGATGTTGAAGCCGCATTAAATCGCCATTCCCTTACACTTGATGATTTTATGGCACTGATTTCGCCTGCAGGGCGACATTATTTAGAGCCAATGGCACAACGCGCTCAACAACTCACTCGACAACGTTTTGGTAATGTAGTGGGACTGTATGTGCCGCTTTATCTTTCTAATTTATGTGCGAATGACTGTACTTATTGTGGTTTTTCAATGAGTAATGCCATTAAACGTAAAACATTAAATGAAAGTGAAATAGTTGCCGAATGTAATAGTATCAGGCAGTTAGGTTTTGATAGCTTGTTATTAGTGACTGGAGAACACCAAAGAAAAGTGGGTATGGATTATTTTCGCCAGTACATCCCTCTCATTCGACAGCATTTCAGTTTATTAATGATGGAAGTACAACCTCTTGCAACAGAAGAATATGCAGAATTAAAAACACTAGGCATTGATGGCGTGATGGTTTACCAAGAAACCTATCATGAACCCACTTATCAGCTTCATCACCTAAAAGGCAAAAAACAAGATTTTCACTGGCGGCTGCAAACACCTGATAGATTAGGGCAAGCAGGCATTGATAAGATTGGATTAGGTGCATTGATTGGTCTTTCAAGCCAGTGGCGTAGCGATTGCTATATGGTGGCAGAACATCTCTTGTTCTTACAAAAACGCTATTGGAAAAGTCGTTATTCTATCTCTTTTCCTCGGTTACGCCCTTGCGCTGGTGGGCTTAGCCCTGCATCGGTAATGAGTGAAGCAGAATTAGTACAACTTATCTGTGCTTTTCGCATTTTAGCACCGGATGTGGAGCTTTCACTTTCAACACGAGAATCGCCTTATTTTCGCGATAACACGGTGCCATTAGCCATTAATAACATTAGCGCAGGTTCTAAAACTCAACCCGGTGGATATTCTGATAGTCATGAAGAGTTAGAACAGTTTTCACCTAATGATAATCGCCATGTAAATGATGTTATTAACGTATTAAAAGAGCGAGGATTACAACCTGTATGGAAGGACTGGGATAATTACTTGGGTCGTTAATTAAAATTTAAATAATATAAAACCACCTTTAATTTATTTAATTAAAAATAACAAGGGTGGTTTTTATTAAAATAATTAATAATAAAAAATAATTAAGAAAACATAATTAAAAAAGATAATAACGATATTACACGCTATATATTAATTTTTTTAGAATTTAGCAATTAACTAGAAAAAAAATTAGAACAACTGTTATTATTTTTATCGAATTCTATTTATTATGCATTATCATGCTACGGTCAATTCTTCAATTTCTTGTATACTTAAACCAGATACTCTTTCGATAAATGAAAGATCAAAATTCTCTTTTAATAAATTTTTTGCCAATTCTAACTGCACTGATTTTCTTCCTATTTCAATACCTACCGTTTTTCCTAATTCGATACCTTCATTTTTTCCTATTTCAAACCCTTCATCTATACCTAATTTAAATCCTTTATTTTCTAATCTCCACGCTATATTCATAATTGTCTCTCTATGGTTATCTACTTGTTCAGCTATCTTATTTATGATGAATTCAAAATCTGATGCATCCATGATTGAGAATAAATATTGTACAACAGCAACAGTGTCTTCATCTCTGCAGTTTTTCTGATTTATTGCTTTTGATAGCAGCATTGCAATCTTATTAATATCTTTACAACTATTAACATGTTTCATCGCAATTTCCATTACTGCCGCTTTTTTATGTGTCAGCAAAATATCGTCATCAATTGAGGTCAAATCAATTAAAGAGAAGTCATTAGAATAAAGTTGATTAGCAAGTGAAGAAAGTGGAAAACATTTCATCCAATTAACAGGAAAAGGATAAGGTTTCTTCTTTCCATGATAAAACAAGATTGGAACAACGAGAGGCAAAGACTTATAACCTTGCTGTAAATGCTGATTCATGGTGCAAAATGCATAGTGCATCATACGCCAAGCTATCATTTTATCAGGTCTAGATTGATGTTCTACAAGTAAATAAATGGGAACATCACCCTCTTTGGTTTTCACCAAATATAAAATATCAGACATACGAGAACGTAATTTTATATCAATAAAAGAAGAATTCTGTAATTGCAAAGTCGAAAAATCACACTGGCTTTTTAATTCTTCAGGTAAGTGGATAAAGAAAAAATCTTTCGCATTACTGACATTCATCATAAAACGTTTGAATGCAGAATCATGAGTAGAAATTGATATGGATTTATTCATAACTGACTCCATGCCGAATTTGGACTGCCAGCTTACAGAAAAAAATGTATTTCCCTTACTAAAAAATCATCATAATTATCTGAAAAATATAAGTTATTTATTGATCTTACCTGAATAAGTTAGAGGAGAATAAAAAATACCTTCAATAAATATCAAAGGTATTTTTTAAGATTATAAATTTTATTTTTAATTATTTATCAACAACGATATTTTTATTAACGACTTCATATTCATCATTACCCACCATTCTGGCAAATTTCTCAATAGGATCTGTACTCAAAGCATAGAGCCGTTTTAGCGCAAAAGGAGGATCACCTAAACGAACTTTTCCTTGCTGAGTCGTCACCGCCAATGTCATACCAGACGCTTTGACTGCCGTAATTGCCCTTTGATTATATCCACCGAAAGGGTATGCAAAGGCATATTGATGTGGGTTTAATAATCGCAATACACGTTGTGAGCGTTGTAAATCTAATATAATCGTGTGGGACTGACGGCTAAAAATGATAGGTTTTTTATTATTATCTAAACGATGTAAAAAATGGGAGTGCGATTGGATATCAAAAACATCACGGCTCGATTTAAGTGACTGCCAACTCATAAATTGTAATGAATTAGGCGCCCACTTAGGTGTTTTGGATTTTATTCGTGATGAGATAACAAATAGTGTTGCTCGTTGACCATTTTCTTTTAAAAGGGGATAAGCATAGCGATAAACGGATTGCAGACCATCATCAAATGTTAATGCAACCGCTTTGCCTGGCAAATTAACACTCTTATTTAAATAGCCAGCCACTTGATTGAGCGAAAGCGTTTCGTATCCAGCTTCTTTTAAATAATTCATCTGCTCTGTAAAGGCAGTTAATGATGTTGTTGTTGATGTATGGCGAAAATTATGGTTTTCCGTTGCTTTAAGAATATGGTGATAAGTAAGTACCGGTATTCCTAAATCAGGTTTTACATCCCTTGATGAAATATAACCTAAGCGATCACCTAAAGAGATTTCAAACCAATTGATTTTACTTTCATTAGTATCTTCTTTTATTGTGCGAGATAACACGGGATAACGTAAATTGGGTAAGAGTGTCGCTATTTGTGGGCTAGCAATATCTTTATCACTATAGATGGGCGTATTTTTTGTCGTAATTAAATATTCGTAGATAGGATAATCGGTTTTCTTCGTGCTATCTGATAAGAAACGTGTTTTTTTATCCGGTTTCATTGAGGCAATATCTTCAAAATAGCCATCTTCTAGATAGCCCGCTTCAAGATAACCTTGGGCATTTCCAAATTGTATTTTGTGGTAATCCCCCTTCGCAACTGATGCATAAAAACCTTGATTAGGGCAAAGCTCTGCAACAGGCCGCAATTTATCCCCCACAAACGCATATAGCGTTTTTTGTTGACGTAGTTGCATCAGTGTTGTGATGGGGGTTTTTAAATCCCATTGAGCTTCTGTTGGAATGCCTCGTTCATAAGGTACTGCTGAAGCAAATCCAGTAAAAATAAAACATAGAATAATCAAACTATTCGCTATTACTCTCATCATTTCGCCTACTTATGTAGAACAGAAACAAAAAATGCCCTCACAATGGAGGGCATTTCAATCTAACCTAGATTAGATTTTAGTCTTTTAATCCGCCGAAACCAGCATTCAGTAATTCTGCTAAGTTTGCAGATGCTTCATCAGCACTGATTGTTGTTTCAGTTTCATCTGTCGGCAATTGTGATTGACGACGCTTCATACGATCTTGGTGATACGCATATCCAGTACCAGCTGGGATCAAGCGACCAACAATAACGTTTTCTTTCAAGCCACGTAATTCATCACGTTTACCCGCTACCGCAGCTTCCGTCAGAACACGAGTTGTTTCTTGGAACGATGCAGCAGAGATGAAGGATTCTGTTGCCAGAGACGCTTTCGTGATACCTAACAGGTCACGAGCATACGTTGCTGGTACTTTGCCATCATCTTCCAGAACACGGTTTGATACTTTAACGCGAGCGTATTCAACCTGTTCACCTTCGAGGAACTCAGAGCTTCCTGCGTTCTCAATGGTAACTTTACGTAGCATTTGACGAACGATAACTTCGATGTGTTTATCGTTAATCTTAACGCCTTGTAAACGGTAAACTTCCTGTACTTCGTTAGTGATATAGCGAGTAACCGCATGAACACCACGTAAGCGCAGAATGTCGTGTGGTGATTCTGGACCATCGGAAATAACATCACCGCGTTCCACAACCTCACCCTCGAATACGTTGAGCTGACGCCATTTAGGGATCATCTCTTCGTATGCATCGCTACCGTCTAATGGAGAAATAACTAGACGACGTTTACCTTTAGTCTCTTTACCGAACGAAACAATACCGCTGATTTCAGCAAGGATTGCAGGCTCTTTCGGACGACGAGCTTCAAACAGGTCAGCAACGCGTGGCAGACCACCGGTGATATCTTTAGTACCGCCAGATTCTTGTGGAATACGCGCTAAAGTGTCACCTGCGTTAATTGCAATGCCATCGTCTAACTGAACAATCGCTTTACCTGGCAGGAAGTACTGTGCTGGCATATCAGTGTTCGGGATTAATACGTCATTGCCTTGTGCATCAGTGATGCGTAATGCTGGACGTAAATCTTTACCGCTACCTGTACGCTCTGCTGAATCCAGAACAACCAGTGAAGAAAGACCTGTTAATTCATCTGTTTGACGTGTGATAGTTTGACCATCAACCATGTCTGCAAAACGGATGATACCAGATACTTCACTCACAACTGGCATTGTATGTGGATCCCAGTTAGCAACAGTTTCGCCACCGTTAACTGCTTCGCCATCACCTTTCGCTAATTGAGCACCGTAAGGCACTTTGTAGCTCTCTTTCGTACGACCGAATTCGTCAATTAAACGTAATTCTGTGTTACGAGAGGTGATAACTAATTTACCCGCAGTATTAGTAATGAACTTCGCATTGAACAGCTTCAGAGTACCTTTGTTACGTACTTGAATGCTAGATTCTGCTGCCGCACGAGATGCCGCACCACCGATGTGGAACGTACGCATCGTTAACTGTGTACCTGGTTCACCGATTGACTGTGCTGCGATAACACCGATAGCTTCACCTTTGTTAATGATATGACCACGAGCAAGGTCACGACCATAACAATTCGCACACACACCGAAGTCTGTGTTACAGGTTACAACTGAACGAACTTTTACGCTGTCAACAGAGTTTTCTTCTAACAAGTCACACAGTTTTTCGTTCAACAGGGTGTTACGTGGAACAAGAATATCGGCAGTACCTGGTTTCAGAATATCTTCTGCAGCCACACGACCTAATACACGTTCACGCAGTGGTTCTTTAACATCACCACCTTCGATAACCGGAGTCATCATAACACCTTCGGTTGTACCACAGTCGTCTTCTGTAACGACTAAGTCTTGTGCAACGTCAACTAAACGACGAGTCAAGTAACCGGAGTTTGCTGTTTTCAGTGCGGTATCCGCAAGACCTTTACGAGCACCGTGGGTTGAGATGAAGTACTGGAGTACGTTCAGACCTTCACGGAAGTTCGCTGTGATTGGTGTTTCGATGATTGAGCCATCTGGCTTAGCCATCAGACCACGCATACCTGCTAACTGACGGATCTGAGCTGCAGAACCACGAGCACCGGAGTCAGCCATCATAAAGATGCTGTTGAAAGATACTTGTTGTTCTTCTTCACCATTACGGTTAATAACGGTTTCAGTAGACAGGTTTTCCATCATCGCTTTCGCTACGCGCTCATTCGCCGCAGCCCAAATATCGATAACTTTGTTGTAACGTTCGCCCGCTGTTACCAGACCGGATTGGAACTGTTCCTGAATTTCTGCAACTTCTGCTTCTGCTTCTGCAATGATCTCTGCTTTTTTCGCAGGGATAACCATGTCATCGATACCTACTGAAGCACCTGAACGTGCTGCGTAAGCAAAACCGGTATACATGATTTGGTCAGCAAAAATAACCGTTGGCTTCAAGCCCAATACGCGATAACAGGTATTCAGCATTTTAGAAATTGCTTTCTTACCTAATGGTTGGTTAACCAGCGCGTAAGGTAGGCCTTTTGGTACGATCATCCATAAAATAGCTCGGCCGACAGTTGTGTCTTTTAAGCTAGTTTCAGTGGTGATGTTACCTTCGCCATCTTTGATCTCTTCAGTGATACGTACTTTAACGCGTGCGTGTAAAGAGGCTAAACCTGCGCGATAAACGCGTTCAGCTTCTTTAGGACCACTTAACACCATGCCTTCACCTTTGGCATTGATGCAGTCACGAGTCATGTAGTACAGACCTAATACAACGTCCTGTGAAGGAACGATGATTGGGTCACCACTTGCTGGAGACAGAATGTTGTTTGTTGACATCATCAGCGCACGAGCTTCTAACTGTGCTTCTAATGTCAGTGGTACGTGAACCGCCATTTGGTCACCATCGAAGTCGGCGTTATATGCCGCACAAACGAGTGGGTGTAACTGAATAGCTTTACCTTCGATAAGGATTGGTTCAAATGCCTGAATACCTAAACGGTGAAGTGTTGGTGCACGGTTTAGCATTACTGGGTGTTCGCGGATAACTTCATCTAAGATATCCCAAACAACCGCTTCTTCGCGCTCAACCATTTTTTTAGCGGCTTTGATTGTTGTCGCTAAACCACGGGTTTCCAGTTTTCCGTAAATAAATGGTTTGAATAATTCAAGAGCCATTTTCTTCGGCAGACCACACTGATGCAGACGCAGGTATGGACCAACGGTGATTACAGAACGACCAGAATAGTCAACACGTTTACCTAACAGGTTTTGACGGAAACGACCTTGTTTACCTTTGATCATATCAGCCAAAGATTTCAGAGGACGTTTGTTAGAACCTGTGATCGCACGACCACGACGACCGTTATCTAATAACGCATCCACAGACTCTTGTAACATACGTTTTTCGTTACGTACGATAATGTCTGGTGCTGCTAAATCAAGCAGGCGTTTTAAACGGTTGTTACGGTTGATCACACGACGATATAAATCGTTCAGGTCTGAAGTCGCAAAACGACCGCCATCAAGTGGAACCAGTGGACGTAAGTCTGGTGGTAACACAGGCAGTACAGTTAAGATCATCCACTCAGGTTTATTGCCTGATTGCATGAATGCTTCAAGTAACTTGATACGTTTAGTCAGTTTCTTACGTTTAGTTTCAGAGTTAGTTTCATTTAACTCTTCACGCAGCGTTTCACACTCTTGTTCCAGATCCATGCTCTGTAACAAGTTCTGAACAGCTTCTGCACCCATCTTCGCGTCAAATTCGTCACCGAATTCTTCTAATGCGTCGAGGTATTGCTCTTCTGTTAAGATTTGGCCGCGTTCAAGGCTGGTCATACCGCCTTCAACAACAACGTAAGATTCGAAATACAGTACACGTTCAATATCGCGCAGAGGCATATCCAGCAGCAGACCGATACGGGACGGCAGTGATTTCAAGAACCAAATGTGAGCAACTGGAGAAGCTAATTCGATGTGACCCATACGTTCACGACGAACTTTAGTTTGTGTAACTTCAACGCCACACTTCTCACAGATAACACCACGGTGTTTTAAACGTTTGTATTTACCACACAAACATTCGTAATCTTTTACTGGTCCGAAAATACGGGCGCAGAAAAGACCGTCACGTTCTGGTTTGAACGTACGGTAGTTAATTGTTTCTGGCTTTTTAACTTCACCAAATGACCATGAACGGATCATATCAGGTGATGCCAGAGCAATTTTGATCGCATCAAACTCTTCGGTCTTGGTTTGCGCTTTCAGAAACTTTAATAAGTCTTTCACGAAATGGCTCCTGTCGGAGTTAGACCTGCCAGGCAAATGACCCCTGTCATTCACCCCTTTAAACCAGTGTAGTCACTGTTTGACAGACTGCCATTTCTAGCAGTCTGTCTATATGGAATCCGTTATTCGTCTTCCAATTCGATGTTGATACCCAGTGAACGGATCTCTTTCAACAATACGTTGAACGACTCTGGCATACCTGGTTCCATCTGATGGTTACCATCAACGATGTTTTTGTACATTTTGGTACGACCGTTAACGTCATCTGACTTAACAGTAAGCATTTCTTGAAGAGTATAAGCTGCACCGTATGCTTCCAGTGCCCACACTTCCATCTCCCCGAAACGCTGTCCACCAAACTGTGCTTTACCACCAAGAGGTTGCTGAGTAACCAAGCTGTACGAGCCAGTAGAACGGGCGTGCATCTTGTCATCAACTAAGTGGTTCAGTTTCAGCATGTACATGTAACCAACGGTTACTGGGCGCTCAAATTGCTCACCTGTACGACCATCGAAAAGTGTAATCTGACCAGAAGTTGGAAGATCAGCTAATTTCAGCATCTCTTTAATTTCCATTTCTTCTGCACCATCGAACACTGGTGTTGCGGTTGGCATACCTTTTTTCAGGTTTTCAGCCAGACGTAACACTTCTTCATCGCTGAAGGTGTCCAGATCAACTTTCTGACGAGGTGCCATACCCAGATCGTAAGCTTTCTGGATAAATTCACGTAATTTAGCAACTTCTTGTTGCTGTTTCAGCATCGCGTTGATCTTATCACCGATACCTTTAGCAGCCATACCCAAGTGAGTTTCAAGGATCTGACCGATGTTCATACGTGATGGTACGCCCAGCGGGTTCAGTACGAGGTCTACTGGATTACCGTTTTCATCGTATGGCATGTCTTCAATTGGGTTAATCTTAGAGATAACACCCTTGTTACCATGACGACCCGCCATCTTATCACCAGGTTGGATCTGACGTTTAACAGCCAGGTAAACCTTAACGATTTTCAGCACGCCTGGTGCTAAATCATCGCCTTGAGTGATTTTACGGCGTTTAGCTTCCAGTTTCTTCGCGAACTCAGCTTTCAGTTCATCATACTGTTCTGCTAATTGTTCTAACTGGTTTTGCTTCTCTTCATCCGCAATGCCCAGCTCTAACCAACGTTCACGAGGTAATT comes from the Proteus appendicitidis genome and includes:
- the thiS gene encoding sulfur carrier protein ThiS; translation: MNITVNDEQYSLDMPVTLCQLLIQLEQPSIGVALAINETIVPRENWETHFINDGDTILLFQAIAGG
- a CDS encoding thiazole synthase — translated: MLKIADTTFTSRLFTGTGKFATPTLMTEAIKASGSQLVTMAMKRVDLKNANDDLIAPLKSLGVKLLPNTSGAKTAQEAVFAARLAKEAFGTHWVKLEIHPDTKYLLPDPIETLKAAETLVKEGFVVLPYCSADPVLCRRLEEVGCAAVMPLGSPIGSNQGLQTRDFLRIIIEQASIPVVVDAGIGAPSHALEALELGADAVLVNTAIAVAKNPVLMAQAFKAALDAGELARQSGLATPTSVVNMQAQASSPLTQYLEAF
- the thiH gene encoding 2-iminoacetate synthase ThiH, producing MDTFSDYWQQLDWDDITLKLNSKTNADVEAALNRHSLTLDDFMALISPAGRHYLEPMAQRAQQLTRQRFGNVVGLYVPLYLSNLCANDCTYCGFSMSNAIKRKTLNESEIVAECNSIRQLGFDSLLLVTGEHQRKVGMDYFRQYIPLIRQHFSLLMMEVQPLATEEYAELKTLGIDGVMVYQETYHEPTYQLHHLKGKKQDFHWRLQTPDRLGQAGIDKIGLGALIGLSSQWRSDCYMVAEHLLFLQKRYWKSRYSISFPRLRPCAGGLSPASVMSEAELVQLICAFRILAPDVELSLSTRESPYFRDNTVPLAINNISAGSKTQPGGYSDSHEELEQFSPNDNRHVNDVINVLKERGLQPVWKDWDNYLGR
- a CDS encoding Rpn family recombination-promoting nuclease/putative transposase, whose protein sequence is MNKSISISTHDSAFKRFMMNVSNAKDFFFIHLPEELKSQCDFSTLQLQNSSFIDIKLRSRMSDILYLVKTKEGDVPIYLLVEHQSRPDKMIAWRMMHYAFCTMNQHLQQGYKSLPLVVPILFYHGKKKPYPFPVNWMKCFPLSSLANQLYSNDFSLIDLTSIDDDILLTHKKAAVMEIAMKHVNSCKDINKIAMLLSKAINQKNCRDEDTVAVVQYLFSIMDASDFEFIINKIAEQVDNHRETIMNIAWRLENKGFKLGIDEGFEIGKNEGIELGKTVGIEIGRKSVQLELAKNLLKENFDLSFIERVSGLSIQEIEELTVA
- a CDS encoding polysaccharide deacetylase family protein, producing the protein MRVIANSLIILCFIFTGFASAVPYERGIPTEAQWDLKTPITTLMQLRQQKTLYAFVGDKLRPVAELCPNQGFYASVAKGDYHKIQFGNAQGYLEAGYLEDGYFEDIASMKPDKKTRFLSDSTKKTDYPIYEYLITTKNTPIYSDKDIASPQIATLLPNLRYPVLSRTIKEDTNESKINWFEISLGDRLGYISSRDVKPDLGIPVLTYHHILKATENHNFRHTSTTTSLTAFTEQMNYLKEAGYETLSLNQVAGYLNKSVNLPGKAVALTFDDGLQSVYRYAYPLLKENGQRATLFVISSRIKSKTPKWAPNSLQFMSWQSLKSSRDVFDIQSHSHFLHRLDNNKKPIIFSRQSHTIILDLQRSQRVLRLLNPHQYAFAYPFGGYNQRAITAVKASGMTLAVTTQQGKVRLGDPPFALKRLYALSTDPIEKFARMVGNDEYEVVNKNIVVDK
- the rpoC gene encoding DNA-directed RNA polymerase subunit beta', whose translation is MKDLLKFLKAQTKTEEFDAIKIALASPDMIRSWSFGEVKKPETINYRTFKPERDGLFCARIFGPVKDYECLCGKYKRLKHRGVICEKCGVEVTQTKVRRERMGHIELASPVAHIWFLKSLPSRIGLLLDMPLRDIERVLYFESYVVVEGGMTSLERGQILTEEQYLDALEEFGDEFDAKMGAEAVQNLLQSMDLEQECETLREELNETNSETKRKKLTKRIKLLEAFMQSGNKPEWMILTVLPVLPPDLRPLVPLDGGRFATSDLNDLYRRVINRNNRLKRLLDLAAPDIIVRNEKRMLQESVDALLDNGRRGRAITGSNKRPLKSLADMIKGKQGRFRQNLLGKRVDYSGRSVITVGPYLRLHQCGLPKKMALELFKPFIYGKLETRGLATTIKAAKKMVEREEAVVWDILDEVIREHPVMLNRAPTLHRLGIQAFEPILIEGKAIQLHPLVCAAYNADFDGDQMAVHVPLTLEAQLEARALMMSTNNILSPASGDPIIVPSQDVVLGLYYMTRDCINAKGEGMVLSGPKEAERVYRAGLASLHARVKVRITEEIKDGEGNITTETSLKDTTVGRAILWMIVPKGLPYALVNQPLGKKAISKMLNTCYRVLGLKPTVIFADQIMYTGFAYAARSGASVGIDDMVIPAKKAEIIAEAEAEVAEIQEQFQSGLVTAGERYNKVIDIWAAANERVAKAMMENLSTETVINRNGEEEQQVSFNSIFMMADSGARGSAAQIRQLAGMRGLMAKPDGSIIETPITANFREGLNVLQYFISTHGARKGLADTALKTANSGYLTRRLVDVAQDLVVTEDDCGTTEGVMMTPVIEGGDVKEPLRERVLGRVAAEDILKPGTADILVPRNTLLNEKLCDLLEENSVDSVKVRSVVTCNTDFGVCANCYGRDLARGHIINKGEAIGVIAAQSIGEPGTQLTMRTFHIGGAASRAAAESSIQVRNKGTLKLFNAKFITNTAGKLVITSRNTELRLIDEFGRTKESYKVPYGAQLAKGDGEAVNGGETVANWDPHTMPVVSEVSGIIRFADMVDGQTITRQTDELTGLSSLVVLDSAERTGSGKDLRPALRITDAQGNDVLIPNTDMPAQYFLPGKAIVQLDDGIAINAGDTLARIPQESGGTKDITGGLPRVADLFEARRPKEPAILAEISGIVSFGKETKGKRRLVISPLDGSDAYEEMIPKWRQLNVFEGEVVERGDVISDGPESPHDILRLRGVHAVTRYITNEVQEVYRLQGVKINDKHIEVIVRQMLRKVTIENAGSSEFLEGEQVEYARVKVSNRVLEDDGKVPATYARDLLGITKASLATESFISAASFQETTRVLTEAAVAGKRDELRGLKENVIVGRLIPAGTGYAYHQDRMKRRQSQLPTDETETTISADEASANLAELLNAGFGGLKD